A genomic region of Phragmites australis chromosome 2, lpPhrAust1.1, whole genome shotgun sequence contains the following coding sequences:
- the LOC133908487 gene encoding uncharacterized protein LOC133908487, which yields MAETPQYQILVRLLDGRTRCLRFPTPTVSGAALFDAVASLSRVPAASLRLVTGRVAVSPSSVLAASGPDGQFPSASALLRLRGGKGGFGSLLRGAASKAGQKKTSNFDACRDINGRRLRHVNAERRLEEWKAEAADRQLEKLADDFIKKKAKEAGRRGGGASAADVDKYLEKYRKDAEICVNAVEESVRASLGKRKAAAPKPPAGADAKKLKIWLGKKKVEDDDSDSDSDVDDEDRDADESADTKSVVLDDGNCSNGSSNSEEEKLDLGSVSGSHSEGESSGKKSRHSDSEENGNCVQETMELTMRSGAERGEFESDSSVEPGGMVEQLNSVNDNVAVASEEAKADVDSIASATSNQNEPEVPQVEESVDGNRSSHAEPLDLTKYSSAAELEALGLEKLKMELQARQLKCGGTLQERAARLFLLKTTPLDKIPKKLLAKPIAVGK from the exons ATGGCCGAGACCCCCCAGTACCAGATCCTGGTGCGGCTCCTCGACGGCCGCACTCGCTGCCTCCGATTCCCCACGCCGACCGTCTCGGGCGCCGCGCTCTTCGACGCCGTCGCGTCCCTCTCCCGCGTGCCCGCGGCCTCCCTCCGCCTCGTCACCGGCCGCGTCGCCGTCTCGCCCTCCTCCGTCCTTGCGGCCTCCGGCCCCGACGGCCAGTTCCCCTCCGCTTCcgcgctcctccgcctccgcggaGGCAAGGGCGGATTCGGCTCCCTCCTCCGCGGGGCCGCATCCAAGGCCGGACAGAAGAAGACTAGCAACTTCGACGCCTGCCGCGACATCAACGGCCGCCGTCTCCGCCACGTCAACGCCGAGCGCCGCCTAGAGGAGTGGAAGGCCGAGGCCGCGGATCGCCAGCTCGAGAAGCTAGCCGATGACTTcatcaagaagaaggccaaagaGGCGGGCCGGCGCGGTGGCGGAGCCTCGGCCGCCGACGTGGACAAGTACCTCGAGAAGTACCGCAAGGACGCGGAGATCTGCGTCAATGCGGTGGAGGAGTCCGTGCGCGCGTCGCTGGGGAAGAGGAAGGCTGCCGCGCCTAAGCCACCGGCTGGGGCAGACGCCAAGAAGCTTAAGATTTG GTTGGGCAAGAAGAAGGTAGAAGATGATGATAGCGATAGCGATAGTGATGTGGATGATGAGGATAGGGATGCTGATGAGAGTGCAGATACAAAATCCGTAGTTCTTGATGATGGGAATTGCTCAAATGGATCCAGCAATAGTGAGGAGGAGAAGCTTGATCTGGGTTCAGTTTCTGGGTCACATTCAGAAGGAGAGTCCTCAGGCAAGAAGTCCCGGCACAGTGATTCAGAGGAGAATGGAAATTGTGTTCAGGAAACCATGGAACTGACGATGAGATCAGGAGCTGAACGTGGTGAGTTTGAATCAGACAGTAGTGTGGAGCCTGGAGGAATGGTGGAACAGCTCAATTCTGTGAATGATAATGTTGCTGTTGCTTCAGAAGAAGCGAAAGCAGATGTGGATAGCATTGCTTCAGCCACTTCAAATCAAAACGAACCGGAGGTGCCTCAAGTAGAAGAATCTGTTGATGGAAACAGATCTTCTCATGCAGAGCCACTAGATCTGACAAAGTACAGTTCAGCTGCAGAATTGGAG GCGCTTGGCctggagaagctcaagatggAGCTGCAAGCTCGCCAACTAAAATGCGGTGGAACCTTACAGGAGCGAGCTGCCAGACTTTTCCTTCTGAAGACAACCCCACTTGATAAGATACCCAAGAAGCTGCTCGCAAAGCCCATTGCTGTGGGGAAGTGA
- the LOC133908488 gene encoding uncharacterized protein LOC133908488, with protein MGNTAPRMCQCREAGATAAAAGERRVKNVVAEAAAPAAPRRVAVAARKQRDGDEEGTLAGRRRGGVSRAGGGDDGAVVRVKIVMKRKDAEALVARLNAQGAREREARMAELKGELRAGDGGGGASPASCRDAWRPGLASIQEN; from the coding sequence ATGGGAAACACCGCGCCGCGCATGTGCCAGTGCCGCGAGGCCGGCGCCACGGCCGCCGCGGCCGGGGAGAGGCGCGTCAAGAACGTCGTGGCCGAGGCGGCGGCTCCTGCCGCGCCGAGGCGTGTGGCCGTCGCGGCGCGCAAGCAGCGGGACGGCGACGAGGAGGGCACGCTGGCGGGACGTCGTCGTGGAGGGGTTTCGCGGGCGGgtggcggcgacgacggcgcgGTGGTGAGGGTGAAGATCGTGATGAAGAGGAAGGACGCGGAGGCGCTGGTGGCGAGGCTGAACGCGCAGGGCGCGAGGGAGCGCGAGGCCAGGATGGCCGAGCTGAAGGGCGAGCTCAGGgccggggacggcggcggcggggcgagCCCGGCTTCGTGCCGGGACGCGTGGAGGCCCGGGCTCGCGTCGATACAGGAGAACTAG